From one Marmota flaviventris isolate mMarFla1 chromosome 1, mMarFla1.hap1, whole genome shotgun sequence genomic stretch:
- the Samd9 gene encoding sterile alpha motif domain-containing protein 9, translated as MAEQLNLPENTDDWTKEDVNRWLESHKVDQKHRDTLMAQDVNGAILKWLNKTNLVDMGITHGPAIQIEELFKELLKTSSRDPTQTSKGTKGSKNIPPKQTVKQKESKETLEQKQKNNNDSDVSNATTSPVATGSKSLKDELMEDETDDLKEKQPCLEPTCIPYPFDESSDPYRYKLHFILQPETGSRNLIDPAREFKAFTNTKTATEEDIKMKFSNEVFRFASACMNSRTNGTIHLGVEDKPHGKIVGVQITKVTKEALIEHFHKMIHQYFEAHQVQQAEKCIREPRFVEVLLPNSTVSDRFVIEVDVIPQYAECGEDYFQIKMQNCNNKAWEQSSKYSVFVRDGPKSKDITKSKSDFKAFKLDLKKVAESRKEAEEKCKEKPNKNKSEGSKLVKLLTGNQDLLDNSFYDWYILVTNKCNPEQTKHLDFLKEIKWFAVLEFDPESARNGVVKAFKESRVANLHTPSLFAEGTTWSDKISSLNLYQQPSWIFCNGRSDLDSEKYKPLDPISWQRERASEVRKLISFLTHEDIMPRGKFLVVFLLLSSVDDPRDPLIETFCAFYQDLKGMESILCICVHSHICQGWKDLLEARLTKHQDELSNQCISALNLEEINGTVLKLKSVTRSSKRLLPSVGSSTVLLKKEEEIMTALEILCENECEDTLLEKDQKKLLEFKASKEEDFYRGGKVSWWNFYFSSESYFSSFVKRDKYERLEEMIQNWADSSKQTCAKILHLYHHPGCGGTTLAMHLLWDLRKKFRCAVLKNKTVDFSEIGEQVTNLITYGASGHQEYLPVLLLVDDFEEQDNVYLLQASIHTAVANKHIRYERPLVIILNCMRSQNPEKSARNSDSIALIQQLSPKEQRAFELKLKEIKEQHKNFEDFYSFMIMKNNFNKEYIENVVRNILKGQNICTKEAKLFSFLALLNSYVPDTTISLSQCEKFLGISNKKAYWGTEKLEDKMGTFSTILIRTEVEECGKYCGVRIIHPLIAILSLEELKKSYNLDKSQIMLDLLTENMFYDAAIGKSKFLQDMQTLLLTRQRNEPEGTGNWFSPFIEALHKDEGNEAVKAVLLEGISRFNPNAFMCQALSRHFYLKEKDFSNALKWAKQAKKIEPDNSYISDTLGQVYKSKIRWWIEDNGRNRNISVDDLTNLLELAVHASSAFRESQQQSEDREYEVKERLYQKSKRRYDTYNIAGYQGEIEVGLYTIQILQLIPFFDNKNELSKRYMVNFISGNSDIPGDTNEFKMVLKNFIPYLTTLQSSLKKSFDFFDDYFVLLKPRNNIKQNEEAKTRRKVAVSFKKYVDIFGPLAESHSRDVGSKLHLPLQVERNRRTLEALKADKFSGLLEYLIKSQEDAISTMEDIVNKYTFLSEQCIVKMHLKEKQNFILANIILFCIKPASKLVKSIKKLKEQLRDVLQQVGPTYQYSEPYFLASLLFWPENQQLDQDSKQMEKYAQSLQNSFRGQYKHMYRTKQPIAYFFLGKGNNMNRLVHKGKIDQCFGKTPDINFVWQSGDVWKEKKVQDLLLRLQGRAENNCLYIEYGINEKITIPITPAFLGQLRSGRSIEKVSFYLGFSIGGPLAYDIEIV; from the coding sequence ATGGCAGAGCAACTAAACCTTCCAGAAAATACAGATGACTGGACAAAAGAAGATGTAAACCGATGGTTAGAAAGCCATAAGGTTGACCAAAAGCACAGGGACACCTTGATGGCCCAGGATGTGAACGGTGCCATCCTGAAGTGGTTAAACAAAACGAATCTTGTGGATATGGGCATAACCCATGGACCAGCTATCCAAATAGAAGAGCTCTTCAAGGAATTACTGAAAACATCCTCTCGAGATCCTACTCAGACATCTAAGGGGACAAAAGGCAGTAAAAATATTCCCCCAAAACAAACTGTGAAGCAAAAGGAAAGTAAAGAGACTttggaacaaaaacaaaagaataacaaCGATTCAGATGTGTCCAATGCCACTACGAGTCCAGTGGCTACAGGCTCCAAGTCACTGAAAGATGAGCTCATGGAAGATGAAACAGATGACTTAAAGGAGAAGCAGCCATGCCTAGAACCAACATGTATCCCATATCCTTTTGATGAATCCAGTGATCCATATCGTTATAAATTACATTTCATTCTACAGCCTGAAACTGGATCACGCAATCTCATCGATCCAGCACGTGAGTTCAAGGCCTTCACAAATACAAAAACAGCCACAGAAGAGGATATTAAGATGAAATTTAGCAACGAGGTTTTCCGATTTGCCTCAGCTTGTATGAATTCACGTACCAATGGCACCATTCATTTGGGAGTTGAAGACAAACCCCATGGAAAAATTGTTGGTGTGCAAATCACCAAAGTCACTAAAGAAGCCCTAATTGAACACTTCCATAAGATGATACATCAGTATTTTGAAGCACATCAGGTCCAACAAGCAGAGAAGTGCATTCGAGAGCCCAGATTTGTGGAAGTTTTACTGCCAAACAGTACTGTATCTGACAGATTTGTTATAGAAGTGGATGTCATTCCACAATATGCAGAATGTGGAGAGGACTATTTCCAGATCAAAATGCAAAACTGTAACAACAAAGCATGGGAACAAAGTTCAAAATACTCTGTCTTTGTGAGAGATGGGCCCAAATCTAAGGACATCACAAAAAGTAAGTCGGACTTCAAAGCTTTTAAACTAGACTTAAAAAAAGTGGCAGAGTCTaggaaagaagcagaagaaaaatgcaaagaaaagccaaataaaaacaaaagtgaggGGTCCAAGCTAGTTAAACTGTTGACAGGAAATCAAGATTTGCTGGACAATTCATTCTATGACTGGTACATTCTTGTAACAAATAAATGTAACCCAGAGCAAACAAAACACTTGGATTTCCTCAAGGAAATCAAGTGGTTTGCTGTGTTAGAGTTTGATCCCGAATCAGCAAGGAATGGAGTCGTCAAAGCTTTCAAAGAAAGCCGAGTAGCAAACCTTCACACTCCAAGTCTGTTTGCAGAAGGGACCACGTGGAGTGACAAGATTTCTAGTCTGAATCTTTACCAGCAGCCCAGCTGGATTTTCTGCAATGGGAGGTCAGACCTTGACAGTGAAAAATACAAACCCTTAGATCCAATTTCCTGGCAAAGGGAAAGAGCTTCTGAAGTCAGGAAACTGATTTCATTCCTCACACATGAAGACATAATGCCAAGAGGGAAGTTTTTGGTGGTGTTTCTATTACTCTCCTCTGTGGATGACCCCAGAGACCCCCTCATCGAGACTTTCTGTGCTTTCTACCAAGATCTCAAAGGAATGGAAAGTATACTGTGTATTTGTGTACATTCACACATATGCCAGGGATGGAAAGACCTGCTTGAAGCAAGATTAACGAAACACCAAGATGAATTATCAAACCAATGTATTTCTGCCTTAAATCTTGAAGAAATAAATGGCACTGTTCTGAAACTAAAATCTGTAACTCGATCCTCAAAGAGATTATTGCCCTCAGTTGGTTCATCTACTGTCCTtctgaagaaagaagaagaaatcatgaCTGCCCTGGAAATTCTCTGTGAAAATGAATGTGAAGACACACTCTTGGAGAAAGACCagaaaaaattattagaattcaAGGCATCCAAAGAGGAAGACTTCTACCGAGGTGGCAAAGTATCATGGTGGAACTTCTACTTTTCTTCTGAAAgctatttttcatcttttgttaAAAGAGATAAGTATGAAAGACTGGAAGAAATGATTCAAAACTGGGCAGATTCTTCTAAACAAACATGTGCCAAAATCCTTCATTTGTATCATCATCCAGGCTGTGGAGGGACTACCTTGGCTATGCATCTTCTGTGGGATCTAAGGAAGAAATTCAGATGTGCTGTGCTGAAAAATAAGACAGTGGATTTTTCTGAAATTGGAGAACAGGTGACCAATTTAATTACCTATGGGGCATCAGGCCATCAGGAATACTTACCAGTATTGCTCCTTGTTGATGATTTTGAAGAACAAGATAATGTCTACCTTCTGCAAGCTTCCATTCACACAGCTGTAGCTAATAAGCACATTCGATATGAGAGACCTCTAGTGATCATCCTAAATTGCATGAGATCACAAAATCCTGAAAAAAGTGCAAGGAACTCAGACAGTATTGCCCTAATACAACAACTGTCTCCCAAAGAACAGAGAGCTTTTGAGCTTaaattgaaagaaatcaaagagcaGCATAAAAACTTTGAAGATTTTTATTCCTTCATgatcatgaaaaacaattttaataaagaGTACATAGAAAATGTGGTGAGGAATATTCTGAAAGGGCAGAATATTTGTACCAAGGAAGcaaaactcttttcttttctggCTCTTCTGAATTCATATGTGCCTGATACCACCATTTCACTCTCACAATGTGAGAAGTTCTTAGGTATCTCAAACAAGAAGGCTTACTGGGGAACAGAAAAACTTGAAGACAAAATGGGCACCTTCTCTACAATTCTGATAAGAACAGAGGTGGAAGAATGTGGGAAATACTGTGGAGTGCGCATCATTCACCCTTTGATTGCAATTCTCTCACTGGAAGAATTGAAGAAAAGCTATAACTTGGATAAAAGTCAAATTATGCTGGATTTGCTCACAGAAAATATGTTCTATGATGCTGCCATAGGAAAAAGCAAATTTCTCCAAGATATGCAAACCCTGCTGCTCACACGACAGCGAAACGAACCTGAAGGTACAGGAAACTGGTTTTCCCCATTCATTGAAGCATTACATAAAGATGAAGGCAATGAGGCAGTTAAAGCTGTATTGCTTGAAGGTATCAGTCGATTCAACCCAAATGCATTCATGTGCCAAGCCTTGTCAAGACATTTCTACCTTAAAGAGAAGGATTTCAGCAATGCTCTGAAGTGGGCAAAACAAGCCAAAAAGATAGAACCTGACAATTCCTATATCTCAGACACACTGGGTCAAGTctacaaaagtaaaataagatgGTGGATAGAAGATAATGGAAGAAATAGGAACATTTCAGTTGATGACCTAACTAATCTTCTGGAATTAGCTGTACATGCCTCCAGTGCATTCAGAGAATCTCAACAGCAAAGTGAAGATCGAGAATATGAAGTGAAGGAAAGACTGTATCAGAAGTCAAAAAGGAGGTATGACACTTACAACATCGCTGGCTATCAAGGAGAGATAGAAGTTGGACTTTACACAATCCAGATTCTCCAGCTCATTCCATTTTTTGACAATAAAAATGAACTGTCTAAAAGATATATGGTCAATTTTATATCAGGAAATAGTGATATTCCAGGTGatacaaatgaatttaaaatggtcCTCAAGAACTTTATTCCTTATCTAACTACATTGCAATCTTCTTTGAAGAagtcctttgatttttttgatgATTACTTTGTCCTTCTAAAACCCAGGAACAACATTAAGCAAAATGAAGAGGCCAAAACTCGGAGGAAAGTAGCTGTATCTTTCAAGAAGTATGTAGATATATTTGGTCCCTTAGCAGAATCACATAGCAGAGATGTTGGATCAAAACTCCATTTGCCACTTCAAGTAGAGAGAAATCGAAGAACCCTAGAAGCTTTAAAAGCAGATAAGTTTTCTGGGCTCCTAGAATATCTTATCAAAAGTCAAGAAGATGCTATAAGCACCATGGAAGATATAGTGAACAAATATACTTTTCTCTCTGAACAATGTATTGTCAAAATGCAcctaaaggaaaagcaaaacttcATCTTGGCCAACATCATTCTCTTTTGTATTAAACCTGCCTCCAAACTAGTGAAGTCaattaaaaaactgaaagaacAGCTTCGAGATGTCTTGCAACAAGTAGGACCAACTTACCAATATTCAGAACCTTATTTCCTAGCTTCACTCTTATTCTGGCCAGAAAACCAACAACTGGATCAGGATTCTAAACAAATGGAAAAGTATGCTCAATCATTGCAAAATTCTTTCAGGGGGCAATATAAGCACATGTATCGTACAAAGCAACCTATCGCATATTTCTTTCTTGGAAAAGGAAACAATATGAACAGACTTGTCCACAAAGGAAAAATCGATCAATGCTTTGGAAAGACACCTGATATTAATTTTGTGTGGCAAAGTGGAGATGTGTGGAAGGAGAAAAAAGTCCAAGACCTTTTGCTTCGTTTGCAAGGACGAGCTGAAAATAATTGTTTATACATAGAGTATGGGATCAATGAAAAAATCACAATACCCATCACACCTGCTTTCTTGGGTCAACTTAGAAGTGGCAGGAGCATAGAAAAAGTGTCTTTTTATCTGGGATTTTCCATTGGAGGCCCACTTGCCTATGACATTGAAATTGTTTAA